In Tribolium castaneum strain GA2 chromosome 4, icTriCast1.1, whole genome shotgun sequence, one DNA window encodes the following:
- the LOC107398837 gene encoding adhesion G-protein coupled receptor G2, with product MVRNFLTNMDGKTVSDKLTGTTISGGLEIPPQTCPSNKLGIYYLFPFYKWPETQAGAWATPQGTVCLHENYTPVRRHCSEEAIWEDPDAERCAEVNVNDITNQLFELLRENSPEAINILVELTAKNQECFIPFDIYLISKILDKASEDSEIAENPDNFTGVISNLMDFEREILNVAQQLLNCTDNILYSFDKLLFKTQNTNITQSKLFVRAVQVANNVVGAMIKSKNTTSFDHFQFFPLDNVNQLQDEDFEIAFIVPQNFAKKHYYISLFYNDNLFNQNETVTLGSWILSILIPETRNDANSRIQIYFKEFNKYVNHSCNHWKYGNDENFIARPGKWKFDSVATKFKKEHYICEVDHTTHFGMLVSGTVPENFILDLITIFGSILSIIGIIVIVLTAILFEKWRNEMSRKIVINVSICLLLLIILFIISDRVNNGKGCITIGILLHYMVIAQFCWSLAVSYSSYRRYYMVFNNVTHIVKFCVFSWGIPLIIIVITATINIETYDKSPDEESSQICYPKGIYLKLGVCLPMAIILTINLIIYLFIIKNLTVTTLNLRKHVAKKSYNKQKVLVLLFFMMGMSWIFGVLVAFTDNIIFLYIFCTTATLHGFVIFIFYIVDSSEIKQQWKVAINKIIPKKLSATLSSKSQSTDIVSESVAGSFKY from the exons ATGGTTAGAAATTTCTTAACGAACATGGATGGCAAAACCGTTTCAG ATAAATTAACTGGGACAACCATATCAGGTGGGCTTGAAATACCACCACAAACGTGTCCTAGCAATAAGTTGGGGATTTATTACCTCTTCCCATTTTATAAATGGCCGGAAACCCAAGCTGGAGCTTGGGCAACACCCCAAGGCACCGTTTGTCTTCACGAAAACTACACTCCGGTCAGAAGACATTGCTCGGAAGAAGCTATTTGGGAAGATCCAGATGCTGAGAGATGTGCGGAAGTTAATGTCAATGATATAACTAACCAACTGTTTGAATTACTTCGGGAAAATTCACCAGAAGCGATCAACATTCTTGTTGAACTAACagcaaaaaatcaagaatGTTTTATACCATTTGACATCTACCTCATTTCAAAAATCTTAGATAAAGCAAGTGAAGATAGTGAAATTGCGGAGAATCCTGACAATTTTACCGGAGTTATTAGCAATCTTATGGACTTTGAGAGAGAAATACTAAATGTTGCGCAACAACTTCTGAATTGTACTGACAATATTTTGTACAGTTTTGACAAACTGCtctttaaaacacaaaatacgaACATCACGCAATCTAAACTATTTGTCAGAGCTGTACAGGTAGCCAACAATGTAGTAGGAGCAATGATCAAAAGCAAAAACACCACCAGTTTTGAtcatttccaattttttccattAGACAATGTTAACCAACTACAGGACGAAGATTTTGAAATTGCTTTTATAGTAcctcaaaattttgcaaaaaaacactattacATTTCATTGTTTTACAACGACAATCTTTTCAATCAAAATGAAACCGTCACTTTGGGAAGTTGGATTCTCAGTATTTTAATTCCAGAAACTAGAAATGACGCGAATTCGAggatacaaatttatttcaaagaatttaACAAATATGTAAACCACTCGTGCAATCACTGGAAATACGGTAACGACGAAAATTTCATAGCAAGACCGGGAAAATGGAAATTTGATAGTGTTgctacaaaattcaaaaaagagCATTACATTTGTGAAGTAGACCACACTACGCATTTCGGAATGTTAGTATCAGGAACGGTgcctgaaaattttattttggactTGATCACCATTTTCGGCTCGATTTTATCGATAATCGGGATTATTGTAATTGTACTAACTGCAATATTGTTCGAGAAGTGGAGAAACGAAATGAGTCGAAAAATTGTAATCAACGTTTCCATATGTTTGCTacttttgataattttgtttattatatcGGACCGCGTTAATAACGGTAAAGGTTGTATTACGATTGGAATTTTGTTGCATTACATGGTAATTGCCCAATTTTGTTGGAGCTTAGCGGTGTCTTATTCAAGTTATCGCAGGTATTACATGGTGTTTAATAATGTGACAcatattgtaaaattttgtgttttttcatGGGGGATtcctttaattattattgtaataacTGCAACCATTAATATTGAAACTTATGATAAATCTCCGGATGAAGAATCCTCTCAGATATGTTACCCAAAGGGCATTTACCTCAAGTTAGGAGTGTGCTTACCGATGGCCATCATATTAACCATAAACTTgatcatttatttattcataataaaaaatctgactGTGACGACACTTAACTTAAGAAAACATGTCGCTAAAAAATCCTACAACAAGCAAAAAGTCTTGGTTTTGTTGTTCTTCATGATGGGCATGTCTTGGATTTTTGGGGTCTTAGTAGCTTTCACCGACAATATAATTttcctttacattttttgtaccACTGCGACTTTACAcggttttgtcatttttattttctacatcGTGGACTCCAGCGAAATTAAACAACAATGGAAAGTTgcgattaataaaataataccgAAAAAATTATCAGCCACTTTGAGTTCCAAAAGTCAAAGTACTGACATCGTGTCCGAATCTGTAGCTGgatcatttaaatattaa